From Amphritea atlantica, a single genomic window includes:
- the ubiM gene encoding 5-demethoxyubiquinol-8 5-hydroxylase UbiM, whose product MKYDIVIIGAGPAGLSFARSLGDTSLNVLLVERSSLTTLREPPEDGREIALTHLSMEMMKSSGAWQQLADKDVSPICAAKVLDGNSSYSLNFDNDDAGLDALGYLVPNDKIRKAYFEVVEGIGNVELLTEISVEDVGSGADSAWVVLSNGERIECDLLVSADSRFSETRRKMGVPATMKDFSRTAIVCRMEHTLPHNQTAFECFHYGRTLAILPMSGNLSSIVVTVSSAEADTIYNMSEEAFAADIEQRLQGQLGSMKLYGRRHLYPLVAVHANKFISRRFAVIGDAAVGMHPVTAHGFNLGLRSQETLTKEIKNALSKGLDIGSYTVLEKYQTSHMRVTRPLYMGTNLVVGLFTNDNFAAKIARKATLRIANNFAPLKQVITRKLTEKRIDIPFFLPGLK is encoded by the coding sequence ATGAAGTATGACATCGTAATAATTGGCGCAGGCCCCGCCGGGCTGAGTTTTGCCCGTTCATTGGGCGACACGTCCCTGAACGTTTTGCTGGTGGAGCGCTCATCCCTGACAACCCTGCGGGAACCACCGGAAGATGGTCGTGAGATCGCCCTGACTCATCTGTCGATGGAGATGATGAAAAGCTCAGGTGCCTGGCAGCAGCTGGCTGATAAAGATGTATCACCGATCTGTGCCGCCAAAGTACTGGACGGTAATTCCAGCTACAGCCTGAACTTCGATAATGACGATGCCGGTCTGGATGCCCTTGGCTATCTGGTACCAAACGATAAAATACGTAAAGCCTATTTTGAGGTTGTTGAGGGGATCGGCAATGTCGAACTGCTGACTGAAATCTCGGTTGAGGATGTGGGCAGTGGCGCCGATAGTGCCTGGGTTGTGCTGTCAAATGGTGAGCGGATCGAGTGTGATCTGCTGGTGTCCGCGGACAGCCGTTTTTCAGAGACCCGCAGGAAAATGGGTGTCCCCGCCACCATGAAGGACTTTTCCCGTACCGCAATTGTTTGCCGTATGGAGCACACACTGCCCCATAACCAGACCGCCTTTGAATGTTTCCATTATGGCCGCACATTGGCGATTCTGCCGATGAGTGGCAACCTGTCATCGATTGTCGTGACGGTCTCCAGTGCTGAAGCCGATACGATCTACAATATGAGTGAAGAGGCGTTTGCTGCGGATATTGAACAGCGACTGCAAGGGCAACTGGGCAGTATGAAGCTCTATGGCCGGCGGCATCTCTATCCGCTGGTTGCGGTGCATGCCAATAAGTTTATCAGCCGCCGGTTTGCGGTGATTGGCGATGCCGCTGTGGGGATGCATCCGGTTACGGCGCATGGATTCAATCTGGGGTTGCGCAGTCAGGAGACCCTGACTAAAGAGATTAAAAACGCCCTTTCCAAGGGGCTGGATATCGGCAGCTACACGGTGCTGGAGAAATACCAGACCAGCCATATGCGGGTAACCAGGCCGCTGTACATGGGTACTAATCTTGTGGTTGGGTTGTTTACCAATGATAACTTTGCAGCAAAAATTGCCCGTAAGGCGACGCTGAGAATCGCTAATAACTTTGCGCCGTTGAAGCAGGTGATTACCCGTAAGCTGACAGAAAAACGAATCGATATTCCATTCTTCCTTCCCGGGCTGAAGTAA
- the ilvY gene encoding HTH-type transcriptional activator IlvY, with protein sequence MDTRSLKFFISLCDTLHFGRASEACHISPSALTRAIKQLEDSLGVQLFERDNRTVSLTREGERFQEYAREALTQWDVVRNSLLEGAQELQGEISVYCSVTASYSFLYDILSDFRKQHPRIELKLHTGDPENAIQRVLAGTDDITIAAKPDTLNASLAFKHIATSPLVFIAPQKDIQLDPMLNGSPDWSAIPMILSEEGVSRKRIDQWFKARQTKPLIYAQVAGNEAIVSMVSLGFGVGIVPRIVLDNSPLAERVRILNIQPELKAYDVGLFALKKKLQSPLIDAFWSQIRE encoded by the coding sequence ATGGATACCCGCTCCCTAAAGTTTTTCATTAGTCTCTGTGACACGCTTCACTTTGGCCGGGCCAGTGAAGCATGCCATATCAGCCCTTCGGCCCTCACCCGAGCCATCAAGCAGCTGGAAGACTCGCTGGGAGTGCAGCTGTTTGAACGGGATAATCGAACGGTCAGTCTGACCCGTGAGGGTGAGCGTTTTCAGGAGTATGCCCGGGAAGCACTGACACAGTGGGATGTGGTACGTAACTCTCTGCTGGAAGGCGCACAGGAGCTTCAGGGAGAGATCAGCGTCTATTGTTCAGTCACCGCCAGTTACAGCTTTCTGTACGATATCCTCAGTGACTTTCGTAAACAGCACCCCAGAATCGAACTCAAGCTGCACACCGGTGATCCGGAAAATGCGATTCAGCGGGTACTCGCCGGTACGGATGATATAACCATCGCAGCGAAGCCCGATACACTGAACGCCAGCCTGGCATTCAAACATATTGCCACGTCGCCACTGGTGTTTATCGCACCGCAGAAAGATATCCAGCTCGATCCGATGCTGAACGGCTCACCGGACTGGTCTGCCATACCGATGATTCTGTCAGAGGAAGGTGTATCACGAAAACGGATAGATCAGTGGTTCAAAGCGCGACAGACTAAACCGCTTATCTATGCCCAGGTTGCCGGCAATGAAGCGATTGTCAGCATGGTCAGCCTGGGGTTTGGCGTGGGTATCGTCCCCAGGATCGTACTGGACAACAGCCCACTGGCTGAAAGGGTTCGCATTCTCAATATCCAGCCAGAACTCAAAGCCTACGATGTCGGTCTGTTCGCGCTGAAAAAGAAACTGCAGAGTCCGCTGATCGACGCATTCTGGTCACAGATCCGCGAATAA